A section of the Cottoperca gobio chromosome 17, fCotGob3.1, whole genome shotgun sequence genome encodes:
- the LOC115022864 gene encoding homeobox protein engrailed-2b-like codes for MEENARRDPERPEDSGEESNRAILPLLQPPVNQQSHRITNFYIDNILRPDFGRKRKDGTLVREGDSLGVIIRREELAGRKSSKTGNLQQGGAGGEEEEEDTGASDDQHPDTEARRPDLIAGNVAVKGRGGGRERCRSPEAGSAPSSKPMLWPAWVYCTRYSDRPSSGPRSRKPKKAPTPTPSKEDKRPRTAFTAEQLHRLKTEFQGNRYLTEQRRQSLAGELGLNESQIKIWFQNKRAKIKKATGNKNALALHLMAQGLYNHAGSKDDKSDSD; via the exons ATGGAAGAAAATGCTCGCCGAGATCCAGAGCGCCCAGAGGACTCCGGCGAGGAGTCCAACCGGGCCATCCTGCCTCTGCTCCAGCCACCTGTCAACCAACAGTCCCACAGAATCACCAACTTTTACATTGACAACATTTTAAGACCGGACTTCGGCCGAAAGAGGAAGGACGGGACTTTAGTCCGGGAGGGAGACAGTCTGGGAGTGATCATACGAAGAGAGGAGCTGGCAGGGAGAAAGTCCTCCAAAACTGGCAACCTGCAGCAGGGTGGAGCaggaggcgaggaggaggaggaggacacggGAGCATCAGACGACCAGCATCCGGACACTGAGGCCAGGAGGCCTGACCTGATAGCCGGTAATGTGGCTGTGAAAGGTCGGGGGGGCGGCCGGGAGCGCTGCCGCAGCCCCGAGGCCGGCTCGGCCCCTTCGTCCAAGCCGATGCTGTGGCCAGCCTGGGTTTATTGTACCCGCTACTCAGACCGTCCGTCATCAG GGCCCAGATCCCGCAAACCAAAGAAGGCACCGACCCCGACCCCGAGTAAAGAGGACAAACGGCCCCGGACGGCCTTTACCGCTGAGCAGCTCCACCGGTTAAAAACTGAGTTCCAGGGCAACCGGTACCTGACCGAGCAGCGGAGGCAGAGCCTGGCCGGGGAGCTGGGCCTCAACGAGTCTCAGATCAAAATCTGGTTTCAGAACAAACGGGCCAAAATCAAGAAAGCCACCGGGAATAAAAACGCTCTGGCGCTGCATCTCATGGCGCAGGGACTGTACAACCACGCCGGCTCCAAGGATGACAAGTCGGACAGCGACTAG